AGGTCACCAATCGCGACGGTCAGCAGTTCGTCTCGCTGTTTTCAGGCACCAGCTTCTCCGCCCCGCAAGTTTCGGGCGCGGTCGCACTGCTGGCGCAAGCCTTCCCCAACCTGACCGGGCAGCAGATCGTCACGCTGCTGCTCGATACCGCGCGCGATGCCGGGGCCGCGGGGACCGATGCGATCTACGGGCGCGGTATCCTGGACATCGCAGCAGCCTTCGCGCCGCAGGGCCGGACCACGCTGGCGGGGACGGGCACCGCTTTCGCCCTTGCCGACGATATGCTGGTTGGTTCGGGCGCGATGGGAGACGCATTGGCCACGAGTTCGCTCAAGACCGTCATGCTCGACAAATACGATCGCGCCTACGGCATCGACCTGGGTGCCGCGGCGCGGGGCGCGGCCGTGGAGCGTCGCCTGCGCGCTGCGGTCGGCACCTCGACCCGGCGCATCGTCGCCGGCAATGCGAAGGTCAGCCTGGCCTTCACGGTCGCCGCGTCGGGTGACACCGCCGCCCTCTCCAACCCCCTGCGGCTCGCGCCCGGCGATGCGGAGAAAGCGCGCGTGCTCGCTGGCAGGGTCGCGATGCGACTGAGCCCGGAAACGCAGCTGGGCTTCGCCTTCTCGGAAGGTCCCGAAGGGCTCGCCGCGCATATGCAGGGGCAGGATCGCCCCGCCTTCATGATCGCTGGCGATGCCGCCGGTGACACCGGCTTCGAGAAAAGCGAGGGCTCTGCCGTCGCGCTGCGCCGGTCGCTGGGCGCGACGGGCCTGACGCTGACGGCGGGCGGAGGCGATGTGTGGCTGGGCAATTACCGCCTCGGGATCGACGTCACGGGTACGCGCCGCGAACGCTATCCGTTCACCCGCTTCGGCGTGGCGGCGGATCGGCAGATCGGCCCGGTCTCGGCCAATGTCGGGATCGAATGGCTGCGCGAGGATCGCACCGTGCTGGGTGCGTATCTGAACGACAGCTTCGGTGCGCGCGGTGCCGACAGTCTGTTCCTAGATACTTCGATCGGGCTCGACCTCGCGAGCGATCTGCGGCTTGGCGCTTCGCTGCGTCAAGGCATGACCCGCGCGCATAGCGGCGGCCTGGTGGCGGGCGGATCGACCATGCGCAGCGCGGCATGGTCGCTCGACCTGGTCCGCGAGAACACCCTGCGCCGGGGGGATGCGTTCGGTTTCCGCCTTTCGCAGCCCCTGCGGGTGGAAGCAGGCGGGCTCTCGCTCAACCTGCCGGTCGATTACGACTACGCCACGCAGGAAACCCAGTTCGGCATCCGCACCCTGTCGCTGGCACCCAGCGGACGCGAGGTGATGGGCGAGCTCAACTGGCGCACCCCGCTATGGGGTGGCGGGTTCTCGGCCAGCGCCTTCTATCGTCGCCAGCCGGGCCATTATGCGCAGGCACCCGATGATCAGGGCCTGCTCGTGCGTTTCAGCCGCGGCTTCTAACCTTGCGAGGAAGGCCGGTCAGTCGAGACCGGCCTCCTTCGCGAAGTGATAGGCGTTGGCGACCAGCGGCGCGACGCGCTCGCTCATCTGTTTCGCATGGGCGGAGCTGGCGGTTCCGTCGATCACCCGCTTCTTGATACCCTGCATGATGCCCGCCAGCCGGAACAGGTTGTAGGCGAAGTACCAGTCCATCGGCGGCACGGGATAGCCGGTGCGCGCGACGTA
Above is a genomic segment from Erythrobacter sp. 3-20A1M containing:
- a CDS encoding S8 family peptidase; protein product: MTSTNNRARLGGAAAIAAMVTLSACGGGGGGGGGVISTPAPQPPVTPAPTPPPPPPPPPPPPPPPNFNTAEYRRSDGPAYHNAITAWQQGATGKDTAIAIIDTGIDQDNPEFAGRILAGSGDVAGNRSLDGEDDHGTNVALVAAAARNDTGVVGIAYNANLLIYRADTPGTCAGPDDPDDVECTFSDRDIATGIDRAVAAGARVVNLSLGGGSPSQQLRTAVNRAAAAGVVIIVAAGNDGDSTEPDLDPDNPDPFGRGILQSGSGSVIIVGSVDENGEFSDFSNRAGAEAASFLSARGESICCVYEDGTLKVTNRDGQQFVSLFSGTSFSAPQVSGAVALLAQAFPNLTGQQIVTLLLDTARDAGAAGTDAIYGRGILDIAAAFAPQGRTTLAGTGTAFALADDMLVGSGAMGDALATSSLKTVMLDKYDRAYGIDLGAAARGAAVERRLRAAVGTSTRRIVAGNAKVSLAFTVAASGDTAALSNPLRLAPGDAEKARVLAGRVAMRLSPETQLGFAFSEGPEGLAAHMQGQDRPAFMIAGDAAGDTGFEKSEGSAVALRRSLGATGLTLTAGGGDVWLGNYRLGIDVTGTRRERYPFTRFGVAADRQIGPVSANVGIEWLREDRTVLGAYLNDSFGARGADSLFLDTSIGLDLASDLRLGASLRQGMTRAHSGGLVAGGSTMRSAAWSLDLVRENTLRRGDAFGFRLSQPLRVEAGGLSLNLPVDYDYATQETQFGIRTLSLAPSGREVMGELNWRTPLWGGGFSASAFYRRQPGHYAQAPDDQGLLVRFSRGF